The genomic stretch AAGATAACGTAGACGAAGCTATGGATGAAGAActtgatgatgaagatgatttGGAAGAATTGTGCGGTGAAATTggtaatatatatagctatattatatatacatatatataatctCTCTGTCTAACTTCGCGTATATATATGGCGCATTGGTTGCGAGAAGCAAAATATGTTTCAAAATGtgtgataatttatttttagtatttttgtttGTCTCATAGATAAAGAAATAGTTGAAGAAGAGGATCATCAACATGATAACGATGACCGTGTAGGTGATGCTGACAATGATGCGTCCGAAAGTGAAGAGGAAGCCGGAGCAAACCATTTGAGGAGACGTCGACTTACGAAATATCGCTTAGTAAACAGTATTGCTGCCGctacaaatttagaaaattataACGTTTTTCCAATACCACCAGAATCAAAGTCTATCCAAAGCATTTTCAAAATAGataataagaagaaaaatgaCATAATTCGTACTTTCCAGAATCAGCCACAAGCTGGAAATGTTGGTCGAAATAATCGTGCAAATGTTATTACTGGACGACAAGGCCCACAACCAAAAGCTTGTGAAACTGCATCACCCCGTTCTGCTTTTGAGCTCTACTTCACTCCTGAAATTGTGAATAACATTTTGTTGTGCACCAACAGAAAGATTAGACGCACTCTGTCCAAACTACCCGATAATTTCTTGACGCAAAATAGTAGGTATTCGTACATGAAAGAAACCTCTGTTGAAgaaatttatgcatttattggaTTGTACCTATATCGAGGACTATACAAACTAAACTGTATATCTGCTCATAGATTATTCTCAAACCAATATGGTCCGCCAATATTCAGCGCCACTATGTCGAgaaataggtttttttttatacGTACAAACCTTTGTTTTGACGACGAGACAACAAGAGATGAAAGATGGAAACATGACCGTTTTGCGGCAATGCGTGAAGTTTTTGAATCTTTCAATTATGAATGCATGTCATGCCTTGTACCGGGCGACTATCTATCACTTGATGAAACCCTGTATCCAATGAGGACACAGATAAGTTTCAAACAGTACAATCCCAACAAACCCGCCAAATACGGTTTATTACTGAAAGCCATAAATGCAGCACGATATCCGTATACATTCCTTGCAGCTCCATATAGCGGCAAACCACAGGGAGATCCAGGAATTTATTATGTACcaggcactgaggaaatagtaAAATACATGATAAAACAACTATCAAATGTTGTCTCGCTGGCCGGACGTAATATATCTTTCGACAGATTATATACATCAATCCCGCTTGCGCTTTGGTTGTATGAAAGGGATATCACTTGTGTTGGTACAATGC from Hydractinia symbiolongicarpus strain clone_291-10 chromosome 12, HSymV2.1, whole genome shotgun sequence encodes the following:
- the LOC130622374 gene encoding piggyBac transposable element-derived protein 1-like, giving the protein MGPKKARISSEEAIQNILRFIEEDNVDEAMDEELDDEDDLEELCGEIDKEIVEEEDHQHDNDDRVGDADNDASESEEEAGANHLRRRRLTKYRLVNSIAAATNLENYNVFPIPPESKSIQSIFKIDNKKKNDIIRTFQNQPQAGNVGRNNRANVITGRQGPQPKACETASPRSAFELYFTPEIVNNILLCTNRKIRRTLSKLPDNFLTQNSRYSYMKETSVEEIYAFIGLYLYRGLYKLNCISAHRLFSNQYGPPIFSATMSRNRFFFIRTNLCFDDETTRDERWKHDRFAAMREVFESFNYECMSCLVPGDYLSLDETLYPMRTQISFKQYNPNKPAKYGLLLKAINAARYPYTFLAAPYSGKPQGDPGIYYVPGTEEIVKYMIKQLSNVVSLAGRNISFDRLYTSIPLALWLYERDITCVGTMQINRKGIPIEMKDFKQREPLSSEVYWQKDGPLSLSSYVVKTSNGKKNVLMLSTLEPILGTTKDDNCHKLGLYKLYDFTKGGTDIVDQRMGFHTTKTKSRKWTFVMFSYMLDTARVNSSTIYSLNKGIDPLQQKSFEYAFQLVMELVKPTIQKRSQNGMLSITKQKINLVLGNAQCNPEPRAAIGPAFAETRKRCTVCQAENAGENYSQKKKSIPCVKSLCQSCGNTTCQAHMIQKSAHVDWGSENVI